A genomic stretch from Microbacterium proteolyticum includes:
- a CDS encoding ATP-binding protein, with protein sequence METLHDALSELATRAPDIPEADLSLFSLAVIEIATNIAVHGARGDEDVKLAVELSAGEALRATLRDDAPPVDFDPTAQTMVDALAESGRGLALAAAVCDELSVERRGGNVWRLVRHLG encoded by the coding sequence GTGGAGACCCTCCACGACGCTCTGTCCGAACTCGCCACCCGGGCCCCCGACATCCCGGAGGCCGACCTCAGCCTGTTCTCCCTGGCGGTGATCGAGATCGCGACCAACATCGCGGTGCACGGCGCGCGCGGCGACGAGGATGTGAAGCTGGCCGTCGAGCTGTCGGCGGGGGAGGCGCTGCGCGCGACGCTGCGCGACGATGCGCCGCCCGTCGACTTCGACCCGACCGCTCAGACCATGGTCGACGCGCTCGCCGAGTCGGGCCGCGGACTCGCTCTCGCGGCGGCCGTCTGCGACGAACTCTCGGTCGAACGCCGCGGGGGCAACGTCTGGAGGCTGGTCCGCCACCTCGGATGA
- a CDS encoding VOC family protein encodes MSTSLVVYISFSGAAREAMTFYQTVFGGELAIHTFADFGVSDAPAEGVMHSELRADGFTVMGADAFGEPAAGWGKGRVQAAFMSDETDRVRGFYDRFVERGAEVVTPLEKQVWGDLYGEVTDPWGVAWMFNIAAPGGWAEGD; translated from the coding sequence ATGTCGACCTCACTCGTCGTGTACATCTCGTTCAGCGGCGCCGCCCGCGAGGCGATGACCTTCTACCAGACGGTCTTCGGGGGTGAGCTCGCCATCCACACGTTCGCGGACTTCGGTGTCAGCGACGCCCCTGCGGAGGGGGTCATGCATTCGGAGCTGCGCGCGGACGGATTCACCGTCATGGGCGCCGACGCCTTCGGCGAACCTGCCGCTGGGTGGGGAAAGGGCCGGGTGCAGGCGGCCTTCATGAGCGATGAGACCGACCGCGTCCGGGGCTTCTACGACCGGTTCGTCGAGCGCGGCGCCGAGGTGGTCACGCCGCTCGAGAAGCAGGTGTGGGGCGACCTCTACGGCGAGGTGACCGACCCGTGGGGCGTGGCCTGGATGTTCAACATCGCCGCTCCCGGAGGGTGGGCCGAGGGCGACTGA
- a CDS encoding ABC transporter permease, which translates to MRALTALVGALLEAWQEVRVHRTRVLLSLVGVAVAVCSLTTVVALGAIVQQSTMELSERSSGRPATLVVSMYGGGGDALDPARVDAAWAEVVDRYGVTYASRVQNTTQVVPFPDGLVDVGTQAVDQPYGEMHRVQMREGEWFTPLDAQQLAPQIIVNEVFWDRMGRPPLSTHPVVALGGQGVPNSASGIPSGGVRAVVVGVTPSPTWDTMPSMFMLADHAKAIEDAATGERGTSAAAAPDPYGGGYGPQTQYEMWVPPELSEQLTGLVQRDLVGALGEGSQVDINRQDWATYGEDPFAVTRNVVIGIAVLVLLLGALGLVNIALVTVKQRVREIGIRRSFGATASRVFFAVMMESVVATVVAGGVGVIVSILVVQSPAVRDLVGQGMVSDFPPFPVDAAITGLVAATVVGALAGLLPALVAVRVKVIDAIRY; encoded by the coding sequence ATGCGCGCCCTCACCGCACTGGTCGGCGCGCTCCTCGAGGCCTGGCAGGAAGTGCGCGTGCACCGCACGCGCGTGCTGCTCTCCCTCGTCGGCGTCGCCGTCGCCGTGTGCTCGCTCACCACCGTCGTCGCCCTGGGCGCGATCGTGCAGCAGTCGACGATGGAGCTCAGCGAGCGCAGCTCCGGCCGGCCCGCCACCCTGGTCGTCTCGATGTACGGCGGCGGCGGCGATGCATTGGATCCGGCGCGGGTGGATGCCGCATGGGCCGAGGTCGTCGACCGCTACGGGGTCACGTATGCGAGCCGTGTGCAGAACACGACGCAGGTCGTGCCGTTCCCCGACGGTCTCGTGGACGTGGGGACGCAGGCCGTCGACCAGCCCTACGGGGAGATGCACCGGGTGCAGATGCGCGAGGGCGAGTGGTTCACCCCCCTCGATGCGCAGCAGCTCGCCCCGCAGATCATCGTCAATGAGGTGTTCTGGGATCGTATGGGGCGGCCTCCGCTGTCGACCCACCCGGTGGTCGCACTCGGCGGACAGGGCGTGCCGAACTCGGCATCCGGAATCCCCTCCGGGGGCGTGCGCGCTGTCGTCGTCGGCGTCACCCCGTCGCCGACGTGGGACACGATGCCCTCGATGTTCATGCTGGCCGATCACGCGAAGGCGATCGAGGATGCCGCGACCGGCGAGCGCGGGACGAGCGCCGCCGCCGCACCGGATCCGTACGGCGGCGGGTACGGTCCGCAGACGCAGTACGAGATGTGGGTCCCGCCGGAGCTGTCCGAGCAGTTGACCGGTCTGGTCCAGCGCGACCTCGTCGGCGCCCTCGGGGAGGGCTCCCAGGTCGACATCAACCGGCAGGACTGGGCCACCTACGGTGAGGACCCCTTCGCCGTCACCCGCAACGTCGTCATCGGCATCGCGGTCCTCGTGCTGCTGCTCGGCGCCCTCGGGCTGGTGAACATCGCCCTCGTGACGGTCAAGCAGCGCGTGCGCGAGATCGGCATCCGTCGCAGCTTCGGAGCGACGGCGAGTCGGGTCTTCTTCGCCGTGATGATGGAGAGCGTCGTCGCGACGGTCGTCGCCGGCGGAGTGGGTGTGATCGTGTCGATCCTGGTGGTGCAATCCCCCGCGGTCCGCGACCTCGTCGGCCAGGGCATGGTCAGCGACTTCCCGCCCTTCCCGGTGGATGCGGCGATCACCGGCCTGGTCGCTGCGACCGTCGTCGGCGCGCTCGCGGGACTGCTCCCCGCGCTCGTCGCCGTGCGGGTGAAGGTGATCGACGCGATCCGCTACTGA
- a CDS encoding ABC transporter ATP-binding protein → MSLLSLREVTRTVIPPDQPALTILSGVDLTIDAGDHVSIVGRSGSGKSTLLNMLGLLDLPTSGEITFDDRPVKTYSAAKRDRLRGAAIGFVFQQFNLLPGRTALENVTMPLLYSTGRTFWRRRRIAAEMLELVGLGHRLSSLPDRLSGGEQQRVAIARSLVRGPRLILADEPTGALDLDTGQSVMDLIDDVATRTGAAQVTITHDPMIARRARRHFRLERGVLTPVDDPSLEPLTRRNRRETAPDAEANGAAATDDALADLGFADLSTPATTSAPSDRTVD, encoded by the coding sequence GTGAGTCTGCTCAGCCTGCGCGAGGTCACCCGCACGGTGATCCCGCCGGACCAGCCCGCGCTGACGATCCTCTCGGGCGTCGATCTCACGATCGATGCGGGCGACCACGTCTCGATCGTCGGGCGCTCCGGGTCGGGCAAGTCGACTCTGCTGAACATGCTCGGGTTGCTCGATCTGCCGACCAGCGGCGAGATCACCTTCGACGACCGCCCGGTCAAGACGTACTCCGCCGCGAAACGCGACCGTCTGCGCGGAGCCGCGATCGGGTTCGTGTTCCAGCAGTTCAACCTGCTCCCCGGACGCACCGCCCTCGAGAACGTCACGATGCCGCTGCTGTACTCGACGGGCCGCACCTTCTGGCGGCGCAGGAGGATCGCCGCCGAGATGCTCGAGCTCGTGGGTCTCGGGCACCGCCTCAGCAGCCTGCCCGATCGCCTGTCGGGCGGTGAGCAGCAGCGCGTCGCCATCGCCCGGTCGCTGGTGCGCGGCCCGCGTCTGATCCTCGCCGACGAACCCACCGGTGCGCTGGACCTCGACACCGGCCAGAGCGTCATGGACCTCATCGACGACGTCGCCACCCGCACGGGAGCAGCTCAGGTGACGATCACGCACGACCCGATGATCGCTCGACGCGCCCGCCGTCACTTCCGGCTCGAGCGGGGCGTGCTCACACCCGTCGACGACCCGAGCCTCGAACCGCTCACGCGTCGGAATCGGCGCGAGACGGCTCCGGATGCCGAGGCGAACGGCGCCGCCGCGACGGACGACGCCCTCGCCGACCTCGGCTTCGCCGACCTCTCCACGCCGGCCACGACGTCCGCGCCGTCCGACCGGACGGTCGACTGA
- a CDS encoding amino acid permease: MSLFRTKSVEQSIADTDEPEFRLKKSLTAVDLTVFGVGVVIGAGIFTLTGRAAHDVAGPAVVISFVIAAIACGLAAMCYAEFASTVPVSGSAYTFSYASLGELFAWIIGWDLILEMFLGASVVAQGWSAYLGAFLGQLGIVLPEAISYGGVVDLPAILLVLVLGALMTLGIKESLRVNLVLVAVKLFIVLFVIIAGIMFINPANYSPFVPPSMPTESETGLTQPLLQFLSGLEPATFGVGGVLAGAALVFFAYIGFDVVATTAEETKRPQRDLPIGIIASLVICTILYCAVAVVVTGMVPYSELNPSAALANAFAFHGQTWMATVIAAGAVAGLTTVVLTLMIGATRIIFAMSRDRLLPGALAKVHPRLRTPWVISILVTLIVAVVAGLTPIGVLEEMVNIGTLSAFVLVSVGVLVLRRKRPDLKRGFRVPWSPVLPILSALICTYLMLNLSVETWLRFLIWLALGFAIYFAYSRRHSRVGSGDFIAPQVVAPPKKN; encoded by the coding sequence GTGAGCCTTTTCCGTACCAAGTCGGTGGAACAGTCCATCGCCGACACCGACGAGCCGGAATTCCGACTCAAGAAGTCCTTGACCGCGGTCGACCTCACCGTCTTCGGCGTGGGCGTGGTGATCGGTGCCGGCATCTTCACGCTGACCGGCCGCGCAGCGCATGACGTCGCGGGGCCCGCCGTGGTCATCAGCTTCGTCATCGCCGCCATCGCGTGCGGCCTCGCCGCCATGTGCTATGCCGAGTTCGCCTCGACGGTTCCCGTCTCCGGCTCCGCCTACACCTTCTCGTACGCGTCGCTCGGCGAGCTGTTCGCCTGGATCATCGGGTGGGACCTCATCCTGGAGATGTTCCTGGGCGCGAGTGTCGTGGCGCAGGGATGGAGCGCCTACCTCGGCGCGTTCCTGGGGCAGCTCGGCATCGTGCTGCCCGAGGCGATCTCCTACGGCGGTGTCGTCGATCTGCCCGCGATCCTGCTCGTGCTGGTGCTCGGCGCCCTGATGACGCTCGGCATCAAGGAGTCGCTCCGGGTGAACCTCGTGCTGGTCGCGGTGAAGCTCTTCATCGTCCTGTTCGTCATCATCGCGGGCATCATGTTCATCAACCCGGCCAATTACTCCCCGTTCGTGCCCCCGTCGATGCCGACCGAGTCGGAGACGGGACTGACTCAGCCGTTGCTGCAGTTCCTCTCGGGCCTCGAGCCCGCCACCTTCGGCGTCGGCGGTGTGCTCGCCGGTGCGGCACTGGTGTTCTTCGCCTACATCGGGTTCGACGTCGTGGCCACGACGGCGGAAGAGACCAAGCGGCCGCAGCGCGACCTCCCGATCGGCATCATCGCCTCGCTCGTGATCTGCACCATCCTCTACTGCGCCGTCGCGGTCGTCGTGACGGGCATGGTCCCCTACAGCGAACTGAACCCCTCCGCGGCCCTGGCGAACGCCTTCGCCTTCCACGGACAGACGTGGATGGCCACGGTCATCGCCGCCGGCGCCGTCGCGGGCCTCACCACGGTCGTGCTGACCTTGATGATCGGCGCGACACGCATCATCTTCGCGATGTCCCGCGACCGGCTCCTGCCCGGTGCTCTGGCCAAGGTGCACCCGCGCCTGCGAACGCCGTGGGTCATCTCCATCCTGGTCACTCTGATCGTGGCCGTCGTGGCGGGTCTCACCCCGATCGGCGTGCTCGAGGAGATGGTGAACATCGGAACGCTGTCCGCCTTCGTGCTGGTCTCCGTGGGGGTCCTCGTGCTCCGTCGCAAGCGACCGGATCTCAAGCGGGGCTTCCGGGTGCCGTGGAGCCCGGTGCTGCCGATCCTCTCCGCCCTCATCTGCACCTATCTGATGCTCAACCTGTCGGTGGAGACGTGGCTGCGCTTCCTCATCTGGCTGGCACTCGGCTTCGCCATCTACTTCGCCTACTCGCGCCGTCATTCGAGAGTCGGCTCGGGTGATTTCATCGCCCCGCAGGTGGTCGCTCCCCCGAAGAAGAATTAG
- a CDS encoding histone-like nucleoid-structuring protein Lsr2, protein MKHITHMVDDLDGTVLEDGQGKQITFSVEGRAYEIDLSDRNADKFYSAIAPYVDAARSVARGNTAPRRGRTTRRASDVDLGAVREWARANGHTVSDRGRVPATILDAYTEANS, encoded by the coding sequence ATGAAACACATCACTCACATGGTCGACGATCTCGATGGCACCGTTCTCGAAGACGGGCAGGGAAAGCAGATCACTTTCTCCGTCGAGGGGCGTGCGTACGAGATCGACCTTTCTGATCGGAACGCCGACAAGTTCTATTCGGCGATCGCTCCTTACGTCGATGCCGCGCGTTCGGTCGCCCGCGGGAACACCGCGCCGCGACGGGGTCGGACGACTCGACGCGCGAGCGATGTCGATCTGGGCGCCGTTCGTGAATGGGCGCGCGCCAATGGACACACGGTGAGCGACCGCGGTCGCGTGCCCGCGACCATCCTCGACGCGTACACCGAGGCCAATTCCTGA
- a CDS encoding acetolactate decarboxylase: MSARLTSGAVTQFAVLDALLAGVFSQGSPVADVRAAGDTGVGCCEGLGGEVVIVDGAVYECTADGPPRLMAEEELLPFVDVCFFGDAIETSVSDLDLPGLDTAVQQGLLSRNLFHAVRVDGTIARVLTRVPRPQRPPFRPLAEVAAEQIETTTLDCPGSLVGFWMPRIYQGITVAGLHLHFLSDDRSIGGHVLDLRIGEARLRVSAFADLHLRLPREGEFLSTELTHDDDRRIVAVEGRSASRSSPPE; encoded by the coding sequence GTGTCTGCTCGGCTGACGTCGGGCGCGGTCACGCAATTCGCCGTTCTCGACGCCCTCCTCGCCGGTGTCTTCTCGCAAGGTTCGCCCGTCGCCGACGTGCGCGCCGCGGGAGACACCGGCGTGGGGTGCTGCGAGGGCCTCGGCGGCGAGGTGGTCATCGTCGACGGGGCCGTGTACGAGTGCACGGCGGACGGGCCCCCGCGCCTCATGGCGGAAGAGGAACTCCTGCCTTTCGTCGATGTGTGCTTCTTCGGGGATGCCATCGAGACGTCCGTCTCCGATCTCGACCTCCCCGGCCTCGACACCGCGGTCCAACAGGGTCTGCTGAGCCGCAACCTGTTCCATGCGGTGCGTGTGGACGGGACGATCGCCCGCGTCCTCACGCGCGTTCCTCGCCCTCAGCGGCCCCCGTTCCGCCCTCTCGCCGAGGTGGCCGCCGAGCAGATCGAGACCACCACATTGGACTGCCCGGGAAGCCTCGTGGGCTTCTGGATGCCGCGGATCTATCAGGGCATCACCGTGGCGGGTCTGCATCTGCATTTTCTGAGCGACGATCGGTCGATCGGCGGGCACGTCCTCGATCTTCGAATCGGCGAAGCGCGTCTGCGCGTCTCGGCGTTCGCCGACCTGCACCTGCGGCTTCCGCGGGAAGGGGAATTCCTTTCCACGGAACTCACCCATGATGACGACCGTCGCATCGTCGCGGTCGAAGGGCGCAGCGCTTCCCGGTCCTCGCCGCCGGAATGA
- a CDS encoding histone-like nucleoid-structuring protein Lsr2, translated as MMTTVASSRSKGAALPGPRRRNDPVAAAAGEKAGEFALHSTERTRSAVYRRRMAKKHFTQLIDDLDGSVIDDGTTVQFSFGGHAYEIDLSRDNAEKMHDALRPYISAGRGADSPHAVPRRTPRGRAIPTRDLADVRSWAEKNGHSINTRGRISTAVLEAYDAAH; from the coding sequence ATGATGACGACCGTCGCATCGTCGCGGTCGAAGGGCGCAGCGCTTCCCGGTCCTCGCCGCCGGAATGACCCCGTCGCCGCCGCGGCGGGCGAAAAGGCGGGTGAATTTGCATTGCATTCGACGGAGCGGACTCGATCGGCGGTTTATCGTCGGCGCATGGCGAAAAAGCACTTCACACAGCTGATCGACGATCTCGACGGCTCCGTGATCGACGACGGAACGACCGTGCAGTTCTCCTTCGGCGGTCACGCATATGAAATCGATCTCTCGCGCGATAACGCCGAGAAGATGCACGACGCGCTGCGTCCCTACATTTCCGCAGGTCGCGGCGCGGATTCCCCTCACGCCGTTCCGCGGCGCACGCCGCGCGGTCGCGCCATTCCCACGAGGGATCTGGCCGATGTGCGCTCGTGGGCCGAGAAGAACGGCCATTCCATCAATACCCGCGGGCGCATCTCCACCGCGGTCCTCGAGGCTTACGACGCCGCCCACTGA
- a CDS encoding Glu/Leu/Phe/Val dehydrogenase family protein, protein MNNALPLPDFTHERVEVITGRRSGLFVTVALHSSVLGPALGGARLWTYPSWSDALGDALRLSAAMTLKNAAAGLDAGGGKSVIGLPEGVVLDADRRRAAFLDLGDAVESLGGLYRTAEDVGSTTEDMLVVSERTAHVVGLPDSVGGSGEPAGPTSLGVYASLVATLERAVGTGDVAGRRITIAGLGQVGSRLAERLTSEHAALTVTDVNPAKRALAAELGAAWVEPSEAHLVPADVYVPAGIGGVLTDDVIDALDARAVCGPANNPLAERSGADRLAGRGILYAPDFVVNAGGVIYLDGVAAQRGTRDEVMGRVAGIGDTLRRVFDEASARGVTPLAAAEGLAAERLAVGARRSALV, encoded by the coding sequence ATGAACAACGCCCTGCCCCTGCCCGATTTCACGCACGAACGCGTGGAGGTGATCACGGGGCGACGGAGCGGTCTGTTCGTCACCGTCGCGCTCCACTCCTCGGTGCTCGGTCCCGCCCTCGGTGGCGCACGCCTGTGGACCTACCCGTCGTGGTCCGACGCGCTCGGCGACGCCCTGCGCCTGTCCGCGGCGATGACGCTGAAGAACGCCGCCGCCGGTCTCGACGCGGGTGGCGGCAAGAGCGTGATCGGTCTCCCCGAGGGCGTCGTGCTCGATGCCGATCGTCGTCGGGCGGCCTTCCTCGATCTCGGCGATGCCGTCGAGAGCCTCGGCGGGCTGTACCGCACCGCCGAAGACGTGGGGTCCACGACCGAGGACATGCTCGTCGTCAGCGAGCGGACCGCGCACGTGGTGGGTCTGCCCGACTCGGTAGGCGGATCGGGCGAGCCGGCGGGCCCGACGAGCCTCGGCGTCTACGCCTCCCTCGTCGCCACGCTCGAGCGCGCCGTCGGCACCGGTGACGTCGCCGGTCGTCGCATCACCATCGCCGGCCTCGGACAGGTCGGCAGCCGGCTCGCCGAACGCCTGACGTCCGAGCACGCGGCCCTGACCGTCACCGACGTCAACCCGGCCAAGCGCGCGCTGGCGGCGGAGCTCGGGGCGGCGTGGGTCGAGCCGAGCGAAGCGCACCTCGTTCCCGCCGACGTCTACGTGCCGGCCGGCATCGGCGGCGTGCTCACCGACGACGTGATCGATGCCCTGGACGCCCGCGCGGTGTGCGGGCCGGCCAACAACCCCCTCGCCGAGCGGTCCGGTGCCGACCGCCTGGCCGGACGCGGCATCCTGTACGCACCCGATTTCGTCGTCAACGCGGGAGGCGTGATCTACCTCGACGGCGTCGCCGCTCAGCGGGGAACGCGGGACGAGGTCATGGGCCGCGTCGCCGGGATCGGCGACACCCTCCGCCGGGTCTTCGACGAGGCATCCGCGCGGGGTGTCACCCCGCTCGCCGCGGCCGAGGGTCTCGCGGCGGAACGCCTCGCGGTCGGCGCCCGCCGCTCCGCCCTGGTCTGA
- a CDS encoding YbaK/EbsC family protein encodes MTDALPARSRLVAATLAEAGITGQIIVLPDAASTAALAAAALDIEVGAIANSLVFWSDDEPLLVMTSGAHRVDTAALAERLDRGSIRRATPDQVLAATGQPIGGVAPTGHPAPLTTIVDEDLALFPQIWAAGGTPHTVFPLTFDDLVRLTGGTVAKVS; translated from the coding sequence ATGACCGACGCCCTCCCCGCCCGTAGCCGTCTCGTCGCCGCCACCCTCGCCGAGGCGGGGATCACGGGGCAGATCATCGTGCTCCCCGATGCCGCATCGACGGCCGCCCTCGCGGCGGCGGCGCTCGACATCGAAGTGGGCGCGATCGCCAACAGTCTCGTGTTCTGGAGTGATGACGAGCCGCTGCTCGTCATGACGAGCGGTGCGCACCGCGTCGACACGGCGGCGCTCGCCGAGCGCCTCGACCGCGGCTCCATCCGGCGCGCGACCCCGGATCAGGTGCTCGCGGCGACAGGGCAGCCGATCGGCGGCGTCGCGCCGACGGGGCATCCCGCCCCGCTCACCACGATCGTCGACGAGGATCTGGCGCTGTTCCCGCAGATCTGGGCCGCTGGCGGCACCCCGCACACGGTGTTCCCGCTGACCTTCGACGACCTCGTTCGCCTCACCGGCGGGACCGTCGCGAAAGTCTCCTGA
- a CDS encoding glycogen debranching N-terminal domain-containing protein: MTTAPTTSPTGTTMTQTTPLQPLLNDALIVLRAPTQVWSHDSGDIGGAAVHGVYHGDVRHVRALVSTCDQSPIEWISTAPDGASRVVFGGILRGVDDTTPDPKVRLLRDRRVDDGVVSERWTVHSRVDQPVSATLRLRLTPEFAQLHEVKSGHAHPRSADTRLDGDRAVVDAGAQGLELVAPGADVASGPDGLEASWRVELSAFGNAEVSWTLTLRDDTLVVDSAAEPARWDAAAVAASAPDPRLARWLHSALDDLDALRLVLPEHPDDEFFAAGAPWFFTLFGRDSIWAARLALPLDREIAASTLRVLARLQGADDDAQTAQEPGKILHELRASALEIPGEGIVLPPKYYGSVDSTPLWICLLADAWRAGMPESEVRELLPTLRAALGWIRDSGDSDGDGFLDYIDRLGTGLSNQGWKDSGDSIQWRDGRLAEGPIALCEVQAYAYEAALAGADILDALGEERDADDAAFWRTWAAELKARFAETYWVETPEGRYPAVALDRHKNPVDTLTSNIGHLIGTGILSPGEEAHVARLLLGESMSSGYGIRTMSTDAAGYWPLSYHGGSVWVHDTAIAAHGMLRAGLADAARTVVDALLDAAEGFAYRVPELHSGDPRTHSSVPTPYPAACRPQAWSAAAAVVCLTALTRRES, translated from the coding sequence ATGACCACCGCCCCCACCACCTCGCCGACCGGGACGACCATGACGCAGACCACTCCCCTGCAACCCCTCCTGAACGACGCGCTCATCGTGCTGCGCGCGCCCACCCAGGTGTGGTCGCACGACTCCGGCGACATCGGCGGTGCGGCGGTGCACGGCGTCTATCACGGTGACGTGCGACACGTCCGTGCGCTCGTCTCCACCTGCGATCAATCCCCGATCGAGTGGATCTCGACCGCCCCCGACGGCGCCTCGCGCGTGGTCTTCGGCGGCATCCTCCGTGGCGTCGACGACACCACGCCCGACCCCAAGGTGCGTCTGCTCCGCGATCGCCGGGTCGACGACGGCGTCGTGAGCGAGCGATGGACCGTGCACTCGCGCGTCGATCAGCCCGTCTCCGCGACACTGCGGCTGCGCCTCACGCCGGAGTTCGCGCAGCTGCACGAGGTGAAGTCGGGCCACGCGCACCCGCGCTCCGCCGACACGCGCCTCGACGGCGACCGGGCGGTCGTCGACGCCGGGGCGCAGGGGCTCGAGCTCGTCGCGCCGGGTGCGGACGTGGCATCCGGACCCGACGGCCTTGAGGCGAGCTGGCGCGTCGAGCTTTCCGCGTTCGGCAACGCCGAGGTGTCGTGGACGCTCACGCTGCGCGACGACACCCTCGTGGTGGACTCGGCCGCCGAGCCCGCCCGATGGGATGCCGCCGCCGTGGCGGCGAGCGCCCCCGACCCCCGCCTCGCGCGATGGCTGCACAGCGCCCTCGACGACCTCGACGCCCTGCGCCTCGTGCTGCCCGAGCACCCCGACGACGAGTTCTTCGCCGCCGGTGCGCCGTGGTTCTTCACGCTGTTCGGGCGCGACTCCATCTGGGCCGCACGCCTCGCGCTGCCGTTGGACCGCGAGATCGCGGCATCCACTCTCCGCGTGCTCGCACGCCTGCAGGGGGCCGACGACGACGCGCAGACGGCGCAGGAGCCCGGCAAGATCCTGCACGAGCTGCGGGCGTCGGCGCTCGAGATCCCGGGCGAAGGCATCGTGCTGCCGCCGAAGTACTACGGCAGCGTCGATTCCACGCCGCTGTGGATCTGCCTGCTCGCCGACGCGTGGCGCGCGGGCATGCCCGAGAGCGAGGTGCGCGAGCTGCTGCCGACGCTGCGGGCCGCCCTCGGGTGGATCCGCGACAGCGGCGACAGCGACGGTGACGGCTTCCTCGACTACATCGATCGCCTCGGCACCGGCCTGTCGAACCAGGGCTGGAAGGACTCGGGCGACTCGATCCAGTGGCGCGACGGGCGCCTCGCCGAGGGGCCCATCGCCCTGTGCGAGGTGCAGGCGTACGCATACGAAGCGGCTCTCGCCGGTGCTGACATCCTCGACGCCCTGGGCGAGGAACGGGATGCCGACGACGCCGCGTTCTGGCGCACCTGGGCCGCCGAGCTCAAGGCGCGCTTCGCCGAGACGTACTGGGTCGAAACACCCGAGGGCCGCTACCCCGCTGTCGCGCTCGACCGCCACAAGAACCCGGTCGACACCCTCACGAGCAACATCGGGCACCTCATCGGCACCGGCATCCTCTCCCCCGGCGAAGAGGCGCACGTCGCTCGGCTGCTGCTGGGCGAGAGCATGTCGAGCGGGTACGGCATCCGCACGATGTCGACGGATGCCGCCGGCTACTGGCCCCTGTCGTACCACGGCGGCAGCGTCTGGGTGCACGACACCGCGATCGCCGCGCACGGCATGCTGCGTGCCGGACTCGCGGATGCCGCCCGCACGGTCGTGGACGCACTCCTGGATGCCGCGGAGGGCTTCGCGTACCGCGTGCCCGAGCTGCATTCCGGCGACCCGCGCACGCACTCGTCGGTGCCGACGCCGTACCCGGCCGCGTGCCGCCCGCAGGCGTGGTCGGCCGCCGCGGCGGTGGTGTGCCTCACCGCGCTCACTCGCCGCGAGTCGTGA
- a CDS encoding carbohydrate ABC transporter permease, whose translation MSGKTLRWQIGLYVLLIVLAVIYIYPFLVQLATSFKTDAAAAADPISLAPQPFTWAAYERLFLNSDFPVWFGNSVVVTVFVTAGRVFFNSLAGYALARLQFRGRGLVFAGLVGVMAVPTVVLLIPKFLVINQLGIYDSYAGMILPLLVDAAGVFIMKNFFESIPPSVEEQARIDGAGTFRIFWSVVLPMARPALITIVILSFQGSWNELSHFVISTQSPELTTLTKGVASLASGQLSQGSQFPLKLAAAAIMTIPVAIVFFIFQRRIMNASEGAVKE comes from the coding sequence ATGTCGGGCAAGACCCTGCGCTGGCAGATCGGGCTCTACGTCCTGCTGATCGTGCTCGCGGTCATCTACATCTACCCGTTCCTCGTGCAGCTGGCGACGTCGTTCAAGACGGATGCCGCGGCCGCCGCCGATCCGATCTCGCTCGCGCCGCAGCCCTTCACGTGGGCCGCGTACGAGCGACTGTTCCTGAACTCGGACTTCCCCGTCTGGTTCGGAAACTCCGTCGTGGTGACGGTTTTCGTCACCGCGGGCCGGGTGTTCTTCAACTCCCTGGCCGGGTATGCGCTCGCGCGCCTGCAGTTCCGCGGGCGCGGGCTGGTGTTCGCCGGACTCGTCGGGGTGATGGCCGTTCCCACGGTCGTGCTGCTGATCCCGAAGTTCCTCGTGATCAACCAGCTCGGCATCTACGACTCCTACGCCGGCATGATCCTGCCGCTCCTCGTGGATGCCGCGGGCGTGTTCATCATGAAGAACTTCTTCGAGTCGATCCCGCCGTCCGTCGAGGAGCAGGCGCGCATCGACGGCGCCGGCACGTTCCGCATCTTCTGGTCGGTGGTGCTGCCCATGGCGCGCCCGGCGCTCATCACGATCGTCATCCTGTCGTTCCAGGGGTCGTGGAACGAGCTCAGCCACTTCGTCATCTCCACGCAGTCGCCCGAGCTGACCACCCTGACCAAGGGCGTCGCGTCGCTCGCCAGCGGCCAGCTCAGTCAGGGCAGCCAATTCCCCCTCAAGCTCGCGGCCGCCGCCATCATGACGATCCCGGTCGCCATCGTGTTCTTCATCTTCCAGCGCCGCATCATGAACGCCAGTGAAGGAGCCGTCAAAGAATGA